A window from Kovacikia minuta CCNUW1 encodes these proteins:
- a CDS encoding M48 family metallopeptidase: MSFLKTPLIGLKADHFRHPLDLQATANLKQLFGLDLVIRNLLGPLAEQVFYLDNIASSVLVSEQQLPELHHLLLEACKILDLEPPQLYVRQHPVPNAYTFAMRGKQPFIVIHTSLIDLLTPEETQAVIAHELGHLKCDHGVYLTLANILIQAAGGLGAVLAQNLQVQLMEWIRCAEFTCDRAALLATQNPRVVAAVLMKLSGGSPKLAEQLNLDAFLAQARAYDDISNDQLGEMLKQAMTAQLTHPVPVLRAREIDRWSSSQIYQSLLEGRPLEANGKAEAKGGGWRNW, translated from the coding sequence ATGTCTTTCCTCAAAACGCCGCTGATTGGTCTGAAAGCCGACCACTTTCGTCATCCCCTGGATTTGCAAGCAACTGCAAACTTAAAGCAGTTATTTGGACTGGATTTGGTGATTCGAAATTTGCTGGGGCCGCTGGCTGAGCAGGTTTTTTATCTGGACAATATTGCTTCGAGTGTTTTGGTCAGTGAGCAACAACTGCCTGAGTTACATCATCTGTTGCTGGAAGCGTGCAAAATTCTGGATCTGGAACCGCCCCAGCTTTACGTGCGGCAACATCCGGTTCCTAATGCCTACACCTTTGCGATGCGGGGGAAGCAGCCCTTCATTGTGATTCATACCTCGCTGATTGATCTGTTAACTCCTGAGGAAACGCAGGCGGTGATTGCCCATGAATTGGGACACCTGAAGTGTGATCACGGGGTTTACCTGACGCTGGCAAATATTTTGATTCAAGCTGCTGGAGGCTTGGGGGCGGTGCTGGCACAGAATTTGCAGGTGCAACTGATGGAGTGGATTCGTTGTGCAGAGTTTACCTGCGATCGGGCCGCCCTTTTAGCAACCCAAAATCCCAGGGTCGTTGCTGCGGTGCTGATGAAACTATCCGGGGGTTCTCCCAAACTGGCGGAGCAACTAAACCTGGATGCGTTTCTAGCCCAGGCACGGGCTTATGACGATATCAGCAATGACCAACTGGGCGAAATGTTGAAGCAGGCAATGACTGCCCAACTAACCCATCCGGTACCCGTCTTGCGGGCACGGGAAATCGATCGCTGGTCCAGCAGCCAGATTTACCAATCTTTACTTGAAGGTCGTCCGCTGGAGGCGAATGGCAAGGCAGAAGCTAAAGGGGGAGGATGGCGGAATTGGTAG
- a CDS encoding photosystem II S4 domain protein encodes MLPRDELLKGVENRDAAARVIDQADQAIKTWEVVFTDFLSPPEYVKIQQVFSRLTEVHLVAAGGYPQAERQRLAIARSELPLDASQVDLAALEIAGNFLFDPATHRDFLGALLGTGIVRDKVGDIIVLGERGAQAIVVPELVDFLEMNLKQVRSVPVNTRRIELDELKVREPKKKEMTTVEASLRLDAIASAGFGMSRSKMADLIEAGDVRVNWKEVTSASYAVKAADLIAIRGKGRVEVGDIAVTKKDRYRVQLTRFV; translated from the coding sequence ATGCTGCCACGAGACGAATTATTGAAAGGGGTAGAAAATCGCGATGCTGCCGCACGGGTAATTGACCAGGCAGACCAGGCAATTAAGACCTGGGAAGTGGTGTTTACTGATTTTTTATCGCCACCGGAATATGTAAAAATTCAGCAGGTATTCAGTCGTCTCACCGAAGTGCATCTGGTTGCTGCGGGGGGCTACCCCCAGGCAGAACGGCAACGGCTGGCGATCGCCCGTTCCGAGTTGCCGCTGGATGCTTCCCAGGTAGACCTGGCCGCGTTGGAAATTGCGGGAAACTTCCTGTTTGACCCGGCAACCCACCGCGATTTTTTGGGCGCACTTTTGGGTACCGGAATTGTGCGGGACAAGGTAGGAGACATCATTGTTTTGGGAGAACGGGGGGCACAGGCGATCGTCGTTCCTGAACTGGTGGACTTTTTGGAAATGAACCTGAAACAGGTGCGCTCTGTCCCAGTCAACACCCGTCGCATCGAGTTGGATGAACTAAAGGTACGGGAACCGAAGAAGAAAGAAATGACCACCGTAGAGGCTTCCCTGCGCCTGGATGCGATCGCCTCCGCTGGGTTTGGGATGTCTCGTAGCAAAATGGCAGATTTGATCGAAGCGGGCGATGTGCGCGTCAATTGGAAAGAAGTGACCAGCGCCAGCTATGCCGTCAAAGCCGCAGACCTGATCGCCATTCGAGGCAAAGGGCGGGTGGAAGTCGGAGACATCGCTGTAACCAAAAAAGACCGTTATCGCGTGCAACTGACCCGGTTTGTTTAG
- a CDS encoding 2OG-Fe(II) oxygenase: MACPYFAVNNLNRDFVGTKGFSVVFRRSHLAMVEQRFPYFKPYLQQALQPDCNAFYLNPLLLTSGSRVDPHIDRSLRSYCKTIDPPTVVSVLYVTVPADIAGGDLILRSHKRKVGQIHPQPNTLIFFQGDLTHSITPVTSSGIRLSLVCEQYSLEGTQLQDIPEFIVESRAMRG, encoded by the coding sequence TTGGCATGTCCATACTTTGCGGTTAATAATCTCAACCGCGATTTTGTTGGCACAAAGGGGTTTTCAGTCGTGTTCCGACGATCTCACCTGGCAATGGTCGAACAACGCTTTCCCTACTTCAAGCCTTATTTGCAACAAGCGCTGCAACCAGACTGTAATGCCTTCTACCTCAATCCCCTGCTGTTGACCAGCGGTTCTCGTGTAGACCCCCACATCGATCGCTCCCTCCGCTCCTATTGCAAAACGATTGATCCACCTACGGTGGTCAGTGTTTTATATGTAACAGTCCCCGCAGATATTGCGGGGGGAGACCTGATCCTGCGATCGCACAAACGTAAAGTTGGACAAATCCACCCCCAGCCCAACACGCTGATATTTTTCCAGGGTGATTTAACCCATTCGATTACGCCCGTCACCAGTTCGGGGATTCGGCTCAGCCTGGTTTGTGAACAATACAGCCTGGAGGGTACTCAATTGCAGGATATCCCAGAATTTATCGTGGAGTCCAGAGCGATGAGGGGCTAG
- a CDS encoding Fe(3+) ABC transporter substrate-binding protein, which yields MTISRRVFLASGAAVAAVTVNQLSRTRVSVAQSNRVLNLYSARHYDTDTALYESFTQKTGIKINLVEAEADKLIERIKSEGANSPADVLITVDAGRLWRAQDAGILQPVSSKILQTEIPASYREPGGHWFGFSKRARVIVYNKDKVKPSDLSTYEDLASPTWKGRLISRSSNSIYNQSLTGALLAAYGDKKTEDWAKGLVTNFARKPEGNDTAQIKAVAAGAADVTFVNTYYVVRLAKSNKPEDQEVAAKVGVFFPNQKDRGTHVNISGGGVVKTAKNPEAATQFLEHLMSPEAQEIFAKGNNEYPMLKTAAIDPMLASYGKGFKEDTLNAAVFGKNNLVALQIMDRAGWA from the coding sequence ATGACCATTTCTCGGCGTGTTTTCCTGGCGTCTGGTGCGGCAGTGGCAGCCGTTACTGTAAATCAGCTCAGTCGAACCCGTGTTAGCGTGGCACAGTCCAATCGGGTACTGAATCTGTACTCTGCCCGTCATTACGATACCGACACGGCTCTCTACGAAAGCTTCACGCAAAAAACCGGGATTAAGATTAATCTGGTTGAAGCAGAAGCCGACAAGTTAATTGAGCGGATCAAAAGCGAAGGGGCAAACAGCCCTGCTGATGTGTTAATTACGGTCGATGCAGGACGACTGTGGCGAGCGCAGGACGCTGGAATTCTGCAACCCGTTTCTTCTAAGATTTTGCAGACCGAAATTCCCGCCAGTTACCGGGAACCGGGGGGGCATTGGTTTGGGTTTTCCAAACGGGCACGGGTGATTGTTTACAACAAAGACAAGGTGAAACCATCCGATCTTTCGACCTACGAAGATCTAGCAAGTCCAACCTGGAAAGGTCGCCTGATTTCCCGGTCTTCCAATAGCATCTACAACCAGTCCCTCACCGGGGCGCTTCTGGCAGCCTACGGAGACAAAAAGACCGAAGACTGGGCAAAGGGATTAGTGACTAACTTTGCCCGCAAGCCAGAGGGGAACGATACGGCTCAGATTAAAGCAGTGGCAGCAGGCGCAGCAGATGTGACCTTCGTGAATACCTATTACGTTGTGCGCCTGGCGAAGTCGAACAAGCCGGAAGACCAGGAAGTGGCTGCTAAAGTGGGAGTGTTCTTCCCCAACCAGAAGGATCGGGGTACCCACGTCAACATTAGTGGGGGCGGTGTGGTGAAGACTGCTAAAAACCCGGAAGCGGCGACTCAGTTTCTAGAACACTTGATGAGTCCAGAGGCGCAGGAGATCTTTGCTAAGGGCAATAATGAATACCCGATGTTGAAGACGGCTGCGATCGACCCCATGCTTGCCAGCTACGGTAAGGGCTTTAAGGAAGACACGCTGAATGCTGCCGTGTTTGGTAAAAATAACCTGGTGGCACTGCAAATTATGGATCGGGCAGGTTGGGCATAG
- a CDS encoding iron uptake porin: MPKRPFICLADRPSTRIQPSSKPTPHSPLPARVTVALLLALTGGTIALPAIAAELEPPAERGTPLETTTTSPSGMDQVTSVSQLTDVKPTDWAFQALQSLVERYGCIVGYPDKTFRGDRALSRYEFAAGVNACLDRINELLAAATADLIRKEDLATAQKLQEEFASELVVLRGRVNALEARTALLEKQQFSTTTKLSGEVILSRSQALGGRDVTGFGRVPANVREAGGKGVAQNRVRLNFLTSFSGRDLLTTRLEAGNAIPSLASGGATGGANSAYLLFSNEGRLAYDNSSVANSDNSVDIGLLSYRFPIGENFIFNVFAAGGSHFYYADTVNPYLDDQDGGSGALSRFGQRNPLLRHWGEWGRRGDHA, encoded by the coding sequence ATGCCTAAACGTCCTTTCATCTGCCTTGCCGATCGACCTTCAACGCGAATCCAACCATCATCTAAACCCACACCCCACTCCCCACTCCCCGCACGAGTAACCGTCGCCCTGTTGCTTGCCCTTACGGGGGGAACGATCGCCCTGCCTGCGATCGCCGCAGAATTGGAGCCACCTGCGGAGCGTGGAACCCCCCTTGAAACAACTACCACCAGCCCCAGTGGCATGGACCAGGTCACCTCGGTTTCCCAGCTAACCGATGTCAAACCAACTGATTGGGCGTTTCAAGCTTTGCAATCCCTTGTCGAACGATACGGCTGTATCGTGGGCTATCCCGACAAAACCTTCCGGGGCGATCGGGCACTCAGCCGCTATGAATTTGCTGCGGGTGTAAACGCTTGCTTAGACCGGATCAATGAACTGTTAGCGGCTGCAACCGCCGATCTGATTAGGAAGGAGGATTTAGCAACGGCTCAAAAGCTTCAGGAGGAGTTTGCTTCTGAGCTGGTGGTCTTGCGCGGCCGAGTCAACGCCCTGGAAGCACGGACAGCGCTCCTGGAAAAACAGCAATTTTCTACGACCACGAAGTTATCAGGAGAAGTCATCCTGTCTAGAAGTCAGGCGTTGGGCGGGCGAGATGTGACAGGCTTTGGTCGGGTTCCCGCAAATGTTAGAGAAGCGGGCGGGAAAGGGGTTGCTCAAAACCGGGTGCGGCTCAATTTTCTGACCAGCTTTTCTGGCAGGGATTTGTTGACCACCCGACTAGAAGCTGGAAATGCCATTCCGAGCCTGGCATCGGGGGGCGCTACGGGGGGAGCAAATTCAGCTTATCTGCTGTTCTCCAACGAAGGACGGTTGGCTTACGACAACTCTAGCGTGGCAAACTCCGATAATTCTGTGGATATTGGTCTGCTGAGTTATCGCTTTCCCATTGGTGAAAATTTTATTTTTAACGTCTTTGCCGCAGGCGGTTCCCACTTCTACTACGCTGATACGGTTAATCCCTATCTGGATGACCAGGATGGGGGCAGTGGTGCCCTTTCTCGCTTTGGTCAGCGCAACCCCCTCCTACGGCATTGGGGGGAATGGGGCAGGCGTGGGGATCACGCTTAA
- a CDS encoding iron uptake porin, which translates to MVSATPSYGIGGNGAGVGITLKLGEIFRVEGGYLANRASNPGEDSGLFNGNYSALGQLVIQPWERLKLGLTFVHAYDRSGEFRYGGLGTATGTFLGNLLPGSQGLAPTFPPNRPIASNSYGVEASFQINEGIVLGGWAGLTKARLIGYGDADIWNFAGTLTFPDLLKRGSVAAIIVGTEPTLTGVRSGGSQRSVPDNDYALHIEAFYKFAFTDSLSITPGIIWLPALNQNSENNDVFIGVLRTTFTF; encoded by the coding sequence TTGGTCAGCGCAACCCCCTCCTACGGCATTGGGGGGAATGGGGCAGGCGTGGGGATCACGCTTAAACTGGGTGAGATTTTCCGGGTTGAGGGAGGCTATCTGGCAAATCGGGCGAGCAACCCAGGGGAGGATTCGGGGTTGTTTAATGGCAACTACTCCGCTCTGGGTCAGCTTGTGATTCAACCCTGGGAAAGGTTGAAGCTGGGGCTAACGTTTGTGCATGCCTACGATCGATCGGGTGAGTTCCGCTATGGAGGCTTGGGAACGGCAACGGGAACCTTTTTGGGTAATTTGCTCCCCGGTTCCCAGGGTTTGGCACCGACCTTTCCCCCCAACCGTCCGATCGCCAGCAACTCCTATGGGGTCGAAGCTTCCTTCCAAATTAACGAGGGGATCGTGCTTGGAGGGTGGGCAGGGCTGACCAAAGCCCGTTTAATTGGTTATGGAGATGCCGACATCTGGAACTTTGCTGGCACACTGACCTTTCCCGATTTATTGAAACGGGGCAGTGTGGCTGCCATCATTGTGGGGACAGAACCCACCTTAACGGGGGTGCGATCGGGAGGCAGCCAGCGATCGGTGCCGGACAATGATTATGCGCTGCATATTGAGGCGTTCTACAAATTTGCCTTTACCGATAGCCTCTCCATAACGCCGGGGATCATCTGGTTGCCAGCATTAAATCAAAACAGCGAGAACAATGATGTGTTCATTGGCGTCTTGAGAACTACATTCACGTTTTGA
- the pyk gene encoding pyruvate kinase, which translates to MQSHHSQRRTKIVATVGPATSSPEVLRALIEAGATTFRLNFSHGTHDDHQRSIRLIRQISFELNQPVGILQDLQGPKIRLGRFENGSIILNKGDRFILTSKPVTGTQEISSITYEPLADEVPEGSVILLDDGRVEMFVEKVDRVARELHCVTVVGGPLSNNKGVNFPGVYLSIKALTDKDKKDLMFGLDQGVDWVALSFVRNPQDVLEIKELISSAGKNVPVIVKIEKHEAIEEMEAILSISDGAMVARGDLGVELPAEDVPILQKRLIATANRMGIPVITATQMLDSMVHSPRPTRAEISDVANAILDGTDAVMLSNETAVGKFPVEAVATMARIAVRIEQEKANRALDDTGRSIPNAISCAVRQIAEQLGAAAIMTLTKTGATARNVSKFRPKKPILAVTPHVDVARQLQLVWGVKPLLVLDLPSTGQTFQAALNVAQEKELLQEGDLIVMTAGTLQGVSGSTDLIKVEVVTAVRGKGVGIGQGAVSGRARVIRSSVEMTHFNPGEILVAQETKAEFIDAIKKAAGIITEDSSLKSHSAVISQQLRVPAIIGVKNATSVIRDGEIITLDIQRGVVYSGAATSTSAETNAVLPV; encoded by the coding sequence ATGCAATCACATCACTCCCAACGTCGAACCAAAATTGTTGCTACGGTTGGTCCTGCTACCAGTAGTCCAGAGGTTCTCCGCGCTTTAATTGAAGCGGGTGCAACAACTTTCCGCTTGAACTTCTCCCACGGCACCCATGATGACCACCAACGCAGTATTCGCCTGATTCGACAAATCTCGTTTGAACTTAACCAGCCCGTGGGCATTTTGCAGGATCTTCAGGGTCCCAAGATTCGCCTCGGTCGGTTTGAGAATGGGTCGATTATTCTCAATAAGGGCGATCGCTTCATTCTCACCAGCAAGCCGGTCACGGGCACCCAGGAAATCAGTTCCATCACCTACGAACCACTGGCGGACGAAGTGCCAGAAGGATCGGTGATTTTGCTGGATGATGGTCGGGTCGAAATGTTTGTCGAGAAGGTCGATCGGGTCGCGCGGGAACTCCACTGTGTGACCGTAGTGGGCGGGCCACTTTCCAATAACAAAGGGGTTAATTTTCCGGGGGTTTACCTGTCCATCAAAGCTCTGACCGATAAGGACAAAAAAGACCTGATGTTTGGGCTGGATCAGGGGGTGGATTGGGTCGCCCTGAGTTTTGTGCGCAATCCCCAGGATGTTTTAGAAATCAAAGAACTGATCTCCAGTGCGGGCAAAAATGTGCCGGTGATCGTCAAGATTGAGAAGCATGAGGCGATCGAGGAAATGGAGGCCATTCTATCCATTAGCGATGGGGCAATGGTGGCACGGGGGGATCTGGGGGTCGAACTGCCCGCGGAAGATGTGCCCATCTTGCAAAAACGCCTGATTGCAACTGCTAACCGCATGGGCATTCCCGTGATCACCGCCACCCAAATGTTAGACAGCATGGTGCATAGTCCCCGCCCCACCCGTGCCGAAATCTCTGACGTTGCCAACGCCATCCTGGATGGCACCGATGCTGTGATGCTGTCGAATGAGACCGCGGTGGGCAAATTTCCGGTGGAAGCGGTGGCAACCATGGCACGAATTGCCGTGCGGATTGAGCAGGAGAAGGCAAATCGGGCACTCGACGACACAGGGCGATCGATCCCGAATGCAATTAGCTGTGCTGTCCGCCAAATCGCGGAACAATTGGGTGCCGCTGCCATCATGACCTTGACCAAAACAGGCGCAACCGCCCGCAACGTTTCCAAATTCCGTCCCAAAAAACCGATTCTGGCAGTCACCCCCCATGTGGATGTTGCCCGCCAGCTTCAACTGGTTTGGGGCGTCAAACCATTGCTGGTGCTGGATCTACCCTCCACTGGGCAGACCTTTCAGGCAGCCCTCAACGTTGCGCAGGAAAAAGAGCTACTCCAGGAGGGAGACTTGATTGTAATGACCGCCGGAACGTTGCAGGGCGTGTCAGGATCAACGGATTTGATCAAAGTAGAAGTTGTTACAGCCGTTCGGGGCAAAGGGGTCGGCATCGGTCAGGGAGCCGTCAGCGGCAGAGCCAGGGTGATTCGGAGCAGTGTGGAGATGACCCATTTTAATCCAGGGGAAATCCTGGTGGCTCAGGAAACCAAGGCCGAGTTCATCGATGCGATCAAGAAAGCTGCCGGGATCATCACGGAAGACAGTAGCCTCAAAAGCCACTCTGCTGTGATCAGCCAACAGTTGCGCGTCCCAGCCATTATTGGGGTCAAAAACGCCACCTCCGTGATCCGCGATGGCGAAATCATCACCCTGGACATTCAACGTGGTGTGGTCTACTCCGGTGCGGCAACTTCGACCTCTGCGGAGACAAATGCGGTTTTGCCCGTGTGA
- a CDS encoding ATP-binding protein, which translates to MVTVHQSEQNADFGAEMDASAAIVQTVEPESYQLVLKNSPNELNTLTDWINQLANQLQLSANTAFRLEITLAEAITNIIDYAYDDDAEHEIVVLLDYLENTATIELKDGGRPFNPLQHPAVVLPNSLEEATEGGLGIHLIRSYVDECSYRREDNHNVFTLVIHDSEG; encoded by the coding sequence ATGGTGACTGTGCACCAAAGTGAACAGAATGCTGATTTTGGAGCCGAGATGGATGCATCCGCTGCGATCGTCCAGACGGTTGAGCCTGAATCGTACCAGCTGGTGTTGAAAAACAGCCCAAATGAATTGAACACACTAACTGATTGGATCAATCAGCTTGCCAACCAACTTCAACTGTCTGCAAACACTGCCTTTCGGCTGGAAATTACGTTAGCAGAAGCAATCACTAACATCATTGACTATGCCTATGACGATGATGCAGAGCATGAGATTGTCGTGTTGCTCGACTACTTAGAGAACACCGCCACCATTGAACTGAAGGATGGTGGACGCCCCTTCAATCCCCTGCAACATCCAGCAGTGGTTTTACCCAATAGCCTGGAGGAAGCGACGGAGGGCGGTTTGGGAATTCACCTAATTCGCAGTTATGTGGATGAATGCAGCTACCGCAGAGAGGACAACCACAATGTGTTTACCCTGGTGATTCACGATTCGGAGGGGTGA
- a CDS encoding PP2C family protein-serine/threonine phosphatase, with protein sequence MKIEIKIFILLSAIALIAFVVGKYNSFTPLGLAGLMILAAGVAHFFAQMITQPLQELTERANWLSQHQDLDSPRWSHSQDFATIAQHRPDEIGELVSAFQQMEIELERSIDRFKQTTSAKERMERELQIGREIQMNMLTIGSSAFPKHKDLEIYATLKPAYEVGGDFYDFYFWREHLSYLFEENRFCFCVGDVSGKGVPAALFMAVIKTLIKSQAFIDLSPANILTHVNEVISADNPVCMFVTLFFGVLNLSDGELIYTNAGHNPPYIRRQDGSLEPLDQGHGPALGILEGLVYQECKTTLGTGDILITYTDGVTEAMDSERHLFSDERLIKLLKSGQYNSAREAINLTTEAVRMFQGEAEQADDLTMLALQFLGQPTSRGKPSDLSISDEALSSLREQWK encoded by the coding sequence ATGAAAATTGAGATCAAGATATTCATTTTGCTCTCAGCTATTGCTCTGATAGCGTTCGTCGTGGGCAAATACAATTCCTTCACCCCGTTGGGTTTGGCAGGACTGATGATACTGGCAGCAGGTGTTGCCCATTTCTTTGCCCAAATGATTACGCAACCGTTGCAAGAACTGACCGAACGGGCAAATTGGCTGTCGCAACATCAGGATTTGGACTCGCCTCGCTGGTCACATTCCCAAGACTTTGCCACGATCGCCCAGCACCGACCGGATGAAATTGGCGAACTGGTTTCTGCCTTTCAGCAAATGGAAATTGAACTGGAACGGTCGATCGATCGCTTTAAACAAACCACTTCTGCAAAAGAACGGATGGAAAGGGAATTGCAGATTGGTCGAGAGATTCAGATGAATATGCTGACGATCGGGTCTTCAGCCTTCCCTAAACACAAAGACTTAGAAATATATGCAACATTAAAACCCGCCTACGAAGTCGGGGGCGACTTCTACGACTTTTATTTCTGGCGTGAGCATCTGTCTTACTTATTTGAAGAAAACCGCTTTTGTTTCTGTGTTGGAGACGTGTCCGGCAAAGGCGTTCCCGCAGCCCTGTTTATGGCCGTAATCAAGACGTTAATTAAATCTCAGGCTTTTATTGACCTGTCGCCAGCAAATATTTTGACCCATGTAAATGAAGTCATCAGTGCCGATAATCCGGTCTGCATGTTTGTAACCCTCTTTTTTGGAGTCCTTAACCTGAGCGATGGCGAACTAATTTATACCAATGCAGGACATAATCCCCCCTATATTCGGCGGCAGGATGGTTCATTGGAACCGCTCGATCAGGGGCACGGTCCTGCCCTGGGTATTTTAGAAGGTCTGGTTTACCAGGAATGCAAAACCACCCTGGGAACGGGCGATATTTTGATCACTTATACCGATGGGGTGACAGAAGCCATGGATTCAGAGCGGCATCTTTTTTCGGATGAACGCCTGATCAAGCTGCTAAAGTCCGGTCAGTATAACTCCGCCAGAGAAGCGATTAACCTCACAACAGAAGCGGTCAGGATGTTCCAGGGAGAGGCAGAACAGGCGGATGATCTGACCATGCTTGCCCTTCAGTTTTTAGGACAGCCCACCTCCAGGGGTAAACCGTCGGATCTTTCCATTAGTGATGAAGCCTTGTCTTCGTTGCGCGAACAGTGGAAATAA
- a CDS encoding STAS domain-containing protein, with amino-acid sequence MKISTRKAYDVLVVDMEGRLDSSTSGYAYEELVRIANGDDKQVLINLEKLEFITSAGLRSLLVAAKLLQNAGGQFKLCSANAPVKQVLETSGFNSLLRLCPTESEAIKGF; translated from the coding sequence ATGAAAATTAGCACTCGCAAGGCTTACGATGTGCTGGTGGTTGATATGGAAGGTCGGTTGGATTCCTCGACCTCAGGTTACGCCTACGAGGAATTGGTACGAATCGCAAACGGTGACGATAAACAGGTATTAATTAACCTGGAAAAGCTTGAGTTTATTACCAGCGCAGGTCTGCGATCGTTGCTCGTTGCCGCCAAACTGCTTCAGAATGCTGGAGGACAATTTAAACTTTGTAGTGCCAACGCTCCTGTCAAGCAGGTGTTAGAAACCTCTGGATTCAATAGTTTATTGCGTCTCTGCCCAACCGAGTCTGAGGCGATTAAGGGTTTTTAA
- the murA gene encoding UDP-N-acetylglucosamine 1-carboxyvinyltransferase, whose translation MPVSSLSVPLLARLGVARIPLPGGCAIGARPVDLHVRGLQAMGADVQIDHGMVYANVRGSNKRLQGAKIYLDYPSVGATETLMMAATLAEGETIIENAAQEPEVVDLANFCRAMGARIRGAGTNTIVIAGVPSLHTTDYGIIPDRVEAGTFLVAGAITHSEITVAPVISDHLTAVIAKLQAIGAQVVPEGPNRLRLVPAYRYTATDIETLPYPGFPTDMQAQFMTLLTLSEGDSVITETVFENRLRHVAELTRMGADIRVKGTHAIVRGVPLLSGAPVVAPDLRASAALVLAGLAASGKTTIQGLHHLDRGYANLDSKLLKLGARLQRTYTGSETDEDPVLARK comes from the coding sequence GTGCCAGTTTCTTCATTATCGGTCCCGCTGCTTGCGCGCTTAGGGGTTGCCAGGATTCCCCTGCCGGGAGGGTGTGCGATCGGCGCTAGACCCGTGGATCTGCATGTACGGGGATTGCAGGCAATGGGGGCTGATGTTCAGATCGATCATGGCATGGTCTATGCCAACGTCAGAGGCAGCAATAAGCGGCTACAAGGTGCCAAGATTTATCTGGACTATCCCAGTGTGGGTGCGACGGAAACGCTGATGATGGCGGCGACGTTGGCGGAAGGGGAAACCATTATCGAAAATGCTGCCCAGGAACCGGAAGTGGTGGATCTGGCAAACTTCTGTCGGGCGATGGGTGCGCGCATTCGGGGCGCAGGGACCAACACGATCGTGATTGCGGGGGTTCCCAGTCTGCACACAACCGATTACGGCATCATTCCCGATCGGGTCGAAGCGGGCACTTTCCTGGTTGCTGGAGCCATCACCCATTCTGAGATTACTGTGGCTCCCGTGATCTCTGACCATCTCACTGCTGTGATTGCCAAACTTCAGGCGATCGGTGCCCAGGTTGTACCAGAAGGGCCAAATCGGTTGCGCCTGGTTCCTGCCTATCGCTATACGGCAACGGATATCGAAACTCTTCCCTATCCGGGCTTTCCCACGGACATGCAGGCTCAGTTTATGACACTGCTGACCCTCAGTGAGGGAGATAGTGTGATTACCGAAACCGTATTTGAAAATCGCCTGCGCCACGTTGCGGAACTCACCCGTATGGGTGCAGATATTCGGGTTAAGGGAACCCACGCGATCGTCCGGGGTGTGCCCCTGCTGTCGGGTGCCCCCGTTGTTGCCCCCGATTTGAGAGCATCTGCTGCGCTTGTCCTGGCAGGGCTGGCAGCATCGGGCAAGACCACCATCCAGGGCTTACACCACCTCGATCGTGGCTATGCAAATCTGGACAGCAAATTGCTGAAGCTGGGGGCACGCCTACAACGCACCTATACCGGAAGCGAAACCGATGAAGATCCTGTTTTAGCCAGGAAATAG